Proteins from a genomic interval of Sporolactobacillus sp. Y61:
- the rbfA gene encoding 30S ribosome-binding factor RbfA translates to MTSLRVHRVAEQMKKEMGDILEHRIKDPRVGFVTVTGVDVTGDLQEVTVYISILGDREKQDSTMEGLTKARGFIRSEIGKRIRLRKTPEIQFKIDQSVAYGSHIDRLINELHQKGE, encoded by the coding sequence ATGACCAGTTTAAGGGTGCATCGTGTTGCCGAACAGATGAAAAAAGAAATGGGCGACATTCTTGAACATCGAATTAAGGATCCGCGTGTTGGCTTTGTTACAGTGACCGGTGTCGATGTAACAGGTGACCTTCAGGAAGTAACTGTATATATCAGTATCCTTGGAGACCGCGAGAAACAGGATTCCACAATGGAAGGTCTGACGAAGGCCAGGGGTTTTATCAGAAGCGAAATTGGAAAAAGAATTCGCTTACGGAAAACACCGGAAATTCAGTTTAAGATTGATCAGTCCGTGGCTTATGGCAGCCATATTGACCGGTTGATTAATGAACTGCACCAAAAAGGGGAATAG
- the pnp gene encoding polyribonucleotide nucleotidyltransferase: protein MGTRKHVYQMEWAGRPLRIEIGEVAKQANGAVLVYYGDTVVLSTVTASKEPKEGSFFPLTVNYEEKAYAVGKMPGGYIKREGRPTDRATLSARMIDRPIRPLFPDGFCNEVQIVNMVMSLDLDCSAQMSALLGSSLALSVSDVPFNGPVAGVIIGRVDGEFIVNPTVAQSEKSDLHLTVAGTEKAINMVEAGADQVPEEVILDAILFAHEQIRKLVAFEKTIAAEIGRTKMDPVLFKPDQELTERVQKLAGARLDQAMRVKDKQERDRAIREVNDSVKNVFISENEAAGEVIVNLRLVDKALHNILKEEVRQMIVVEHLRPDGRGVDEIRPLAARVGLLPRAHGSGLFTRGQTQALSVCTLAPLSEVQPLDDFSAGDSKRFIHHYNFPGFSTGEAKPVRSPGRREIGHGALGERALSPVIPEEDKFPYAIRCVSEVLESNGSSSQASICGSTLALMDAGVPIKSPVAGIAMGLVKHGEKMVVLTDIQGLEDSLGDMDFKCAGTEKGITALQMDIKISGVTREILSKALKQARRGRMKIMDTLQSALPHPREHLSKYAPKVIRMSINPAKIRDVIGSNGKMINKIIDDTGVKIDIEQSGLITIFYLNERNGLKARQWIEDITREVKAGEIITGKVRRIEKFGAFVHLFGHTDGLIHISELDDKHVNNVEDVLHVGDEVRVKVLDIDQHGRIKLSRKALIASSSVPGESCHS from the coding sequence GTGGGTACCAGGAAGCATGTTTATCAAATGGAGTGGGCAGGTCGCCCGCTTCGTATTGAGATCGGCGAAGTGGCGAAACAGGCCAACGGTGCGGTACTTGTCTATTACGGGGACACCGTTGTCCTGTCAACTGTCACAGCATCGAAAGAACCTAAAGAGGGATCCTTTTTCCCTCTTACAGTGAATTATGAAGAAAAAGCCTATGCAGTCGGGAAAATGCCTGGAGGTTACATTAAAAGAGAAGGCAGACCCACAGACAGAGCCACACTGTCAGCCAGAATGATTGATCGCCCGATTCGTCCGCTGTTTCCCGACGGATTCTGTAACGAAGTCCAGATTGTGAATATGGTGATGAGTCTCGATCTTGACTGCAGTGCCCAAATGTCGGCTTTGCTGGGTTCATCTCTTGCTCTTTCAGTATCTGATGTCCCGTTTAATGGTCCGGTAGCCGGTGTGATCATCGGACGGGTCGATGGAGAATTTATCGTCAACCCGACAGTCGCTCAGTCTGAGAAGAGTGACCTGCATCTGACTGTTGCCGGAACGGAAAAGGCAATCAATATGGTTGAAGCCGGTGCAGATCAGGTTCCCGAAGAAGTGATTCTTGATGCGATCCTTTTTGCGCATGAGCAGATCAGGAAGCTCGTCGCATTTGAGAAGACCATCGCCGCTGAGATCGGCCGGACAAAAATGGATCCCGTCCTGTTTAAACCGGATCAGGAATTGACAGAGCGTGTTCAAAAACTTGCCGGTGCGCGACTTGATCAGGCGATGAGAGTAAAAGATAAGCAGGAACGTGACCGGGCGATCAGAGAAGTTAATGATTCGGTGAAAAATGTGTTTATCAGCGAAAATGAGGCGGCAGGAGAGGTGATCGTTAATCTCAGGCTGGTGGACAAAGCACTGCACAATATTCTGAAAGAAGAGGTGCGGCAAATGATCGTTGTTGAGCACCTTCGTCCGGATGGACGCGGCGTTGATGAAATTCGTCCGCTTGCTGCACGTGTCGGTCTGCTGCCAAGAGCACATGGATCCGGACTTTTTACGCGTGGGCAGACGCAGGCACTCAGTGTGTGCACGCTGGCCCCTCTGAGTGAAGTTCAGCCCCTGGATGACTTCAGTGCCGGGGACAGCAAACGTTTCATCCACCATTATAATTTTCCCGGCTTCAGCACTGGAGAGGCGAAACCGGTACGGTCCCCCGGCAGGCGTGAAATCGGTCACGGGGCACTTGGCGAACGTGCGCTGTCACCCGTCATCCCTGAAGAAGATAAATTTCCTTATGCTATTCGCTGCGTGTCAGAGGTGCTGGAATCGAACGGTTCTTCTTCTCAGGCAAGCATATGCGGCAGTACGCTTGCTTTGATGGATGCCGGAGTCCCGATTAAATCACCGGTTGCCGGCATCGCCATGGGACTGGTCAAACATGGTGAAAAGATGGTGGTATTGACGGATATCCAGGGGCTGGAAGATTCACTGGGAGATATGGACTTTAAATGTGCAGGCACAGAAAAGGGTATTACAGCCCTGCAGATGGATATTAAAATATCCGGAGTAACCAGGGAAATTCTGTCGAAGGCGCTGAAACAGGCAAGAAGAGGCCGAATGAAAATTATGGACACCCTTCAAAGTGCCCTGCCACATCCGCGTGAGCACTTATCAAAGTACGCGCCAAAAGTGATCAGAATGTCCATTAATCCTGCCAAAATCCGTGATGTGATCGGATCTAATGGGAAAATGATTAATAAAATTATTGATGATACGGGTGTGAAAATAGATATCGAGCAAAGTGGATTGATCACTATTTTCTATCTCAATGAACGTAACGGATTAAAAGCGCGGCAATGGATTGAGGATATCACCCGCGAGGTGAAAGCAGGCGAAATTATTACCGGGAAAGTCCGGAGAATTGAAAAATTCGGTGCATTCGTCCATTTGTTCGGGCATACTGACGGACTGATTCATATTTCTGAGCTGGATGATAAACACGTAAATAATGTTGAGGACGTCCTTCACGTTGGTGATGAGGTACGGGTAAAGGTACTTGATATTGATCAGCATGGAAGAATAAAACTATCGAGAAAGGCACTGATAGCCTCTTCATCTGTACCCGGAGAATCCTGCCATTCATAA
- the rpsO gene encoding 30S ribosomal protein S15, with amino-acid sequence MALTKEQKTQLIHEFQTHENDTGSPEVQVAVLTKQINSLNEHLKIHKKDNHSRRGLLKMVGKRRNLLTYLRGKDVKRYRELINKLGLRR; translated from the coding sequence ATGGCTTTGACAAAGGAGCAGAAAACTCAGCTGATTCATGAATTCCAGACACATGAGAACGATACCGGATCACCGGAAGTTCAGGTTGCTGTTCTGACTAAACAGATCAATTCTTTGAATGAACACTTGAAGATTCATAAGAAGGATAATCATTCACGCCGCGGGCTTTTAAAAATGGTCGGCAAGCGTCGGAATCTGCTTACCTATCTCCGCGGTAAAGATGTTAAAAGATATCGCGAGTTAATCAACAAATTAGGTTTGCGTCGATAA
- a CDS encoding DUF503 domain-containing protein — MIIGLVQCDCLIQESHSLKDKRSVIQSILRKATNGHNIAASETGYQNVWQRTALAFVSVGTSKVHVEQELNRALRLIDSRTDIERTDTTYEWF, encoded by the coding sequence ATGATAATCGGTCTGGTTCAGTGTGACTGTCTGATACAGGAGTCACACTCCCTGAAAGATAAACGTTCAGTGATCCAAAGTATATTAAGAAAAGCAACAAATGGGCATAATATCGCCGCAAGCGAAACAGGGTATCAGAATGTCTGGCAGAGGACGGCGCTGGCCTTTGTTTCGGTTGGTACTTCGAAGGTACATGTTGAACAGGAGCTGAACCGTGCGCTCAGACTGATTGACAGTCGCACCGATATCGAACGGACGGATACAACGTATGAATGGTTTTAA
- the infB gene encoding translation initiation factor IF-2: MSKMRVYEYARTNHVTSKQVIAKLVELGFSVKSHMSVIEDNAISQLNRKLLKKQGNAENIAAKPKKTHTEGPVNHIKTKTREKQTRHTSTENKEQHTNISNRRGSTKDSERHSFTRQGGQGTSGRSGNNNHGHSDKSRQSSGNNHRKFGENNQNRHRRGNRNRRRRGNMKVANRKKMEIKLPEKITISGSLTVGQFAEKLGRPSTDIIKKLMALGVMATKNQNLDKDTIELLASDYGVKVEEKVVVDEANFEKDGLGIDEDTAVIRPPVVTIMGHVDHGKTTLLDTIRHTKVTAGEAGGITQHIGAYQVVHSGKKITFLDTPGHAAFTTMRARGAQITDITVLVVAADDGVMPQTIEAIHHSKAANVPIIVAVNKIDKPNANPDRVMQELSEQGLVPEDWGGDTIFVKISAKKGTGIDDLLEMILLVSEVDEFKANPEKLARGAVIEAELDKGKGPVATLLVQNGTLRIGDPIVVGNAYGRVRAMVNDVGRKVKKASPSMPVEITGLNSVPQAGDHFAVFEDEKKARQIGETRAERALITERKETTNKVSLDDLFEKIKEGEVKEINLVIKADVQGSVEALSGALKKLDVDGVKINIIHEGVGGISESDIILASASNAIIIGFNVRPDNHAKKVAETEKVDIRLYRVIYDAIDEMEAAMKGMLDPEYKEKVIGQLDVRTTFKVSRIGTIAGCYVTDGLITRDSGIRLVRNGIVIYEGHVDTLKRFKDDAKEVKAGLECGVTLENFNDIKEGDSMESYVMEEVQPK, translated from the coding sequence ATGAGTAAGATGCGTGTATATGAATACGCCAGAACAAACCATGTGACGAGTAAGCAGGTCATAGCAAAGCTGGTGGAACTGGGTTTTTCAGTGAAAAGCCATATGTCTGTCATTGAGGATAATGCCATCAGTCAGCTGAACAGAAAGTTATTAAAAAAACAGGGGAATGCAGAAAATATTGCTGCAAAGCCTAAAAAAACACACACAGAGGGTCCAGTGAATCATATCAAAACAAAAACCAGAGAAAAGCAGACACGTCATACGTCAACTGAAAATAAGGAACAGCACACGAATATATCGAACAGAAGAGGCAGTACAAAAGATTCGGAACGTCATTCGTTCACACGACAGGGAGGCCAGGGAACAAGCGGCCGGTCGGGAAATAACAACCACGGTCACTCAGATAAAAGCCGCCAGTCCTCTGGAAATAACCATCGTAAATTTGGTGAAAACAATCAAAACAGGCACAGAAGAGGCAACCGTAACAGACGACGCCGGGGGAATATGAAAGTCGCGAACAGAAAAAAAATGGAAATCAAGCTCCCGGAAAAAATTACTATTTCAGGTTCGTTAACTGTCGGCCAGTTTGCTGAAAAACTCGGCAGGCCGTCAACAGACATCATAAAGAAATTGATGGCACTGGGCGTTATGGCGACGAAGAACCAGAATCTTGATAAAGATACGATTGAATTGCTGGCGTCAGATTACGGTGTCAAAGTAGAAGAAAAAGTCGTTGTCGATGAAGCAAATTTTGAAAAAGACGGATTGGGTATTGATGAAGATACTGCAGTGATCCGTCCGCCGGTTGTCACCATCATGGGCCATGTCGATCATGGTAAGACGACGCTGCTTGATACGATCAGACACACGAAAGTAACGGCGGGAGAAGCCGGCGGGATTACTCAGCATATTGGTGCCTATCAGGTTGTTCATAGTGGTAAAAAGATCACATTTCTGGACACACCCGGCCATGCAGCATTTACAACCATGCGTGCACGGGGAGCACAGATTACTGATATTACCGTCCTGGTTGTTGCTGCGGATGATGGTGTCATGCCTCAGACCATCGAAGCGATTCATCACTCGAAGGCAGCCAATGTGCCGATTATCGTTGCCGTGAATAAAATAGATAAACCAAATGCCAATCCGGATCGTGTCATGCAGGAATTGTCTGAACAGGGTCTGGTTCCGGAAGACTGGGGCGGGGATACGATTTTTGTAAAAATATCCGCCAAGAAAGGTACCGGAATAGATGACCTTCTTGAGATGATTCTTCTGGTTTCTGAAGTAGATGAATTCAAAGCAAATCCTGAAAAATTAGCACGCGGGGCCGTTATTGAAGCAGAGCTCGACAAAGGGAAAGGTCCTGTAGCAACACTTCTTGTACAGAACGGTACCCTGCGAATCGGTGATCCGATTGTTGTCGGAAACGCGTATGGCCGTGTTCGTGCTATGGTTAATGACGTGGGAAGAAAAGTTAAAAAAGCAAGTCCGTCTATGCCTGTTGAAATCACCGGATTAAACAGTGTTCCTCAGGCAGGGGATCACTTTGCTGTTTTCGAGGATGAAAAGAAAGCAAGACAGATTGGTGAAACACGCGCTGAACGTGCACTGATTACTGAACGAAAAGAAACCACGAACAAAGTCAGCCTGGATGATCTGTTTGAAAAGATCAAGGAAGGCGAAGTAAAAGAGATCAACCTGGTGATTAAAGCAGATGTTCAAGGATCCGTTGAGGCCTTATCGGGAGCCTTAAAGAAGCTTGATGTTGATGGTGTAAAGATTAATATTATTCACGAAGGTGTCGGCGGAATCAGCGAGTCGGATATTATTCTTGCCTCGGCATCCAACGCCATCATTATCGGATTTAATGTCCGCCCGGATAATCATGCAAAGAAGGTTGCAGAAACCGAGAAGGTTGACATTCGCCTGTATCGTGTGATTTATGATGCCATTGACGAGATGGAAGCAGCGATGAAGGGAATGCTCGATCCGGAATATAAAGAAAAAGTGATCGGTCAGCTGGATGTTCGTACAACATTTAAGGTATCACGGATCGGGACGATCGCCGGTTGTTATGTAACTGATGGATTAATCACACGGGATTCCGGAATCCGGCTTGTCAGAAATGGCATCGTCATTTATGAAGGACATGTCGATACACTCAAACGATTTAAAGATGACGCAAAAGAGGTTAAAGCCGGCCTTGAATGTGGTGTGACACTGGAAAACTTTAATGACATTAAAGAGGGCGACTCAATGGAGTCCTATGTCATGGAGGAAGTTCAACCTAAATGA